GTCCACAAAACAGAACAACTTTACAAATCTAAGAATCCCTTTGTACAGTACATTGCTCTACTGTACAATCACCTGTGTTACAAAAGGTGCTATTGTTCCATGTTAACCCTTTGAAAGAGGTATTGTCTGACAGTATTCTAAGGTCTTTTAGGGGAACAGCTGAAAACGTTGACAACCCTCAGTACTCTATGAGCTTCTATCGTATGTTGCTGGGTCagggagtttgttttttttttacaaagggGCCCTCTGGTATAAAAAGGAGGGCTTCCGACAGGTAGGCAAGCAGTTCAGCTTCAAGAGCAATACCGGCACCATCACCTCTACCAACACCACCGTAAACATGACTACCAAGTCCATGAACATGATGAGCAAGGTCATCTTCTACGAGGACAAGAACTTCCAGGGTCGTTCCTATGAGTGCATGAACGACTGCGCTGACATGTCCTCCTACCTGAGCCGCTGCCACTCCTGCAGGGTGGAGAGGGGCTGCTTCATGGTCTATGACCGCTCCAACTACATGGGAAACCAGTACTTCATGAGGAGGGGTGAGTACTCCGACTGCATGGGCATGATGGGCATGAGCGAGTGCATCAGGTCCTGCCGCATGATCCCCATGTACAGAGGATCCTACAAGATGAGGATCTACGAGAGGGAGAACTTCGACGGCCAGATGCACGAGGTGATGGACGACTGCGAGAACGTCATGGACCGCTACAGCATGTCCAACTACATGTCCTGCAACGTGATGCAGGGCCACTGGCTGATGTACGAGCAGCCCAACTACAGAGGCAGGATGATGTACATGAGGCCCGGCGAGTACAGGAACTTCATGAACATGGGCATGAGTGGAATGAGGTTCATGAGCATGAAGCGCATCATGGATTCCTGCTACTAGATGGTGACTCCTGATGGTGCAGCAGTTCATTTCAAGACAAAATGAGTTATGACGCTACTCAAGTCCAACGACATACAGAAGGATGTTGATTGCAGCAAAGAGATGACAAAGACTGATGATCACTGAACTGCACACAGAGATTCGGCAACTAAAAGGACTAATTGCAATCAACTTATGAATtaagaaacacaaataaagtcAACTTtcttataaaatatattcaacatttctttgttttttttattcagatgCTTTCCTTCTGATACAATTTTCCCTATCAATGTAGGTAAATGGATATGGATAATATGTAGCTGAATACTGAAATTTAGCACCTGGTACAGATCATTACAATTCGGTATTGAGTATTGAAAAATCCATTCAACATGAAGAATTATCTACACAATACTTAAGTGGGTGATCTTGTCAGTGCAGACATGCTGCCCTGGTTCTCAACAGGGTTTGGTTCTTagttagtaaaaaaaacattattagatTATATCATAGGTTCTTTAGCATAGCAAAAACatggttttgattttttttttttttttttctcaagggAAATTTCTCAGGAAGTCTAGCTCTCTATTGCATGGACAAAAACAAGCTAATATAACCACAGTCTTATCTGATGATCACTGAGCAGCTGTAGGTTAAAACCCTTACTCAAGGTACATCAAATACTGTAGGTAATAAAAGAGGAACAAGcatttctctttcactttccCCACCCGGGTATACTGAAACTGTGACACAAGCCTGCTCCTCTAATTTTTAGGCCTGTCATAAAAAAAGGGGTCTGTGTTGCCTTTGCCCCCTTTGAATTTAATGACAGGGCTGCATTTCAGCGTCATCATGCAGAAATCTATGTCAAATCATgtgggacatttttttttagaaggGCTTGAGAAAATGACGTTTTGAAACCGAAACATACATACTTTGAACTTTTGGATTTAAATACATATGGAAAACTGCTGAGAACCTAGTTGAGGCAATTAACATTAAAGCATCTGGGTAGCTGAAATGGACAGTATTTTAATGCCAATCTCCTTTGAGAAAACAATGTATTGATGCGTCAGCCTTGCAGTGTACTTTATCTATTTCTGTCTATGACTGTGAGAAGAAGTGAGCAGCTCTTTAACTGACTGCCACTGCCAGACCAACATGAAGAAAGGTTGGAGAGTGGAGACTGACTCAAAGGTACCACAAACACTTGGTAATGATTAATTCCTCACAGTACCGGGAAGAGCATCTCCTTCAAAGTGTAATGAATACAACTGATCAAAGTGGAAAGTCCAGTGGTCATGCGGCTCTCTGCATTAATCCTTGTTAAGTCTCTGTGTATGTGGGAAAATCAGGCTCCCATTCTGCAGGTCAAGGTGTATCTGCTTCCTGTGACCTTGTCTGCTCCGTCTCTCACATTACGAGGTGTAGTAGCTCCCATCGCTCCCTGTCAGGCCTAATTAGAGCAGATCCGAACAGATAACAGTCATTAGTCAGGCAGCCTCATACAGGCAGGGAGCTGGGATCCTATAAAGCCTGTGGCTCCTTTGGGGTACCGCCCACTTTTTCCCAACAGCAAGATGATGCTAACCTACATATTAGTAGCTATGACTAAGGGATTTTTAACTGGAATCACCAAGCTTCATGTTCCAGTAATCAACTGACTGTGAATAAGGAGATACTCGTTCACTGAGGCTTTAAATTTGGTGAAGGGTGAAATTCTGACCTGACAGTTGCTCTAGATGAAATGGTGGTACATTACCAAAGCAAAGGAGGTAACCTCTACTTTACAGTACTCagtacattttcaaatcaaacTAATTCCCAATCTGTATTCTGAGTATCTAATAGCACTGTGATCAGATTCACTGTGGCGTCATTAGATTGTCTTTGTTCTTCTTAGTGTctgcctattttttttttttcatcttttgggTTCCCATCATGGAGGCACAGCAATACACTGTATGCATATCAGCAGTCAGCTGGCCACTGGCTGCTTACTGTACTCACATTACATTTACCTGTAACACAGTAATGTAACGCCTTGCAGTGTCTACAGTCAGTAATCACATAACTAAACAGTTACTAAGCAAACAAATATGGAGTATTTGAACATGGTGTTATGATGGTGAAGACTCATATTGTATTtgttgatatattatttttacacaacattGCAGGCGTTGCTAAGGAGTAACACTAAAGTAATGTAACGAGTAATTGATTACTTTCAGTAATCACAGTAACACAttatgtaatgtgtgtaatgtggagtaatgtgtaatacattacattttttaagaaaagacCCCAACACTGTTTGTCAGTCTATGTCGAGGCTTGTGTTTTGAAGTTGGCTTTGTGTGTCAGGGCAGTGCAATGTAAAAAGAGGCTATATTATGGCTAAAGTTGAAAACAGTATTTCTCTTCACTATTTTACACAATATTGAGCAAAAATTATATTACACCTATGGTAGTTATGGCTAAACAGTGAAAGCCAAAGACAACATAGTCAGGCCACATCAGAGGTGCAGGGAACAATCTGTAGTTTAAAGGACTTTCTGTTGCGGGGGGTTCTGTCTCTTGTGCTGCCAATGCTTCCTCCTGTGCCTCTGGTGTCTTGCAGAGAGATcacaagaagagaaaggaaaggggcAAAATATCCCTATTCACATCCTTTCATTAAGAGAAGCCAGCCATCTGCCAAATGCCTCTTCACATTAACTTTGCACCATTGAAGGCAATGATGGAGCAGGACAAAACTATACAATGCTGGAGCCATTACAGCCGGTACATCGAGTTCTCAACtgatttatttccatttttactcCATCTTTCGCATTTCTCCCTCAACGGAAGCTGAAACCTAGTCTGACACGTCTGCCTGGTGGGAAAAGATTGTGTTCAGACGTAATCTACAAGCAGACAACggcaaatgaaagaagaaaaaaaagaggaagaagtcgGGCAGCTGCAGAAATAATTCATGGATTGTGCTGAAAATAACTTGTTTTAATACTGCCTTCTGTGATCTTGGGCCGTGATCCAATGTGACGAGCTCCTGCTTGGTCAAAATCATCCATTTGGAAAGAAAGTGTTAACAGGCCAATCCAAAAGCAAACAATGAAGTCATCTTTATGGATCCACTGTCTATTTAAGCCTGTTAATTGGAACAGTGACACAGGTCGACAAACACACCAGCCCTTCTCTATAAAGGTACAACTTGGCAAAATAAAGGAGCTGAGAGTTACTGAGTAGGTTTAACAAGTCCGCAGGCCTCATTTTAGATTGTTTAGACGTCTGGGTGCTGGCAACAGTGGCACCAAGGTTAGTCAAAAACCTGTTAAAAGAGAACAGAGTCTGGCAGGAAAGGAGTGCTATCAAAGCCGCTTTTGTGAGTCACATCAAGACATGGCTCTAACCGTTTGAAAAACAGCACGGGGTGAAGGAGGCTAGCATTTTCTTGGATACAAACAGCACTACTAGGGAAACCGAAGTGTCAAACAACGGAGTGGTCAACAGGACTCTCCACTACAGCACTAGCTAGAAAATTGGAATCATATGAATGATAGTTGTCATTGGTAGTCATAGGGATATGTGGACAATGGTGGGAAAGGATTAGACACTTCAGGGGCTTCTGGGTGGTTCATTGTGTCTGTAAGTGGGTGTGCTCAGCCCCCAGCCTGTGCTCACATCAGCTCACACATCAGTCTGTGATCATGGGCACAACTCGTACCCAACAGCTGGACTACGATTGGTGAGTGTGGGTTTATTATAAGGCTTAGGGGTCGATGGGAACTGGGGGTTAGGAGAGGATCAGCCTACCTCAGAAGTCCTCCAAAATATGCAgccaagagaagaagaaaggaaaagaggggaagACAGCTTCAAGCTTCAAACTAAATTGCTTGTGGAATAGTGGACTGCCTCTGACACCTTTGACACGAAAAATGACGGCATAGTGGGAATACATGTTGGATTGTTGGTTTTGGAAAGTTACAAATGCAAGAATAAGCACATTGAAAAGATACTGTGCAAAGGTGTGTGCCATTATCTCCATTTGACCATTTAATCCCTGCCAGTTTGGATCCATTAGGAACAGCTATAAATACTTTTACCTTTAGACGTGTTCGGTGCTATTTACATATGAACAACAGGCACTGTGTTTCAAGCATACCTCTGctttttgtattatttcttACCTATTTATAAGTTTACATGAACACAGAAAGGCAACATATGAAAGACTCAGAAAAGATTGAGTCATCTGACACATCTTGTTTACTGTTCTCAAAATCTGTATATATCTGGCTTCACTTTGGTTGAACAGGTTTAACAGGTTTTGTCTTGTCTTTTAGTGTCGATTTGCAGTAAGTGTACAAACTCCATAAGCTCTACATGATGTAACCCCTCCTCCATTATGATGCAGAAAAATTAGGATTGGAACAAAAGATGTGCTTATTATCAGGCCTGGATTCACCTGCTTGGGAACCCCAAGGCAAAATTGGGCCATCCGTAGTCCCCCACCTCCATATTCCTCTCACTCCATTTATAACGTGTAAATTGGCAAATGTTTTGTAATGTACTGTTATAAACATGTAATTGTACTATAATGCCTACCAgcttgggtttttttaaaatttggggTGTCTTAATAGctagaaatgtaaaatgtatgaatattgAAATGTTACCTTTACTACCATCCTATAAAACATAATACAACAAATGATCCAGTGCTTGATCCTTCCATGTGACGAGCACTTGGATCAGTTTTGATAATTCCCATTTTATTGCAAGGTCTTATTTTCATAACTTTGGCAATCGTACCTCTTTGTAATAAAACTGtctattttaaacattcatcatCCTTGGTTCAACTTCAACCTAACATAGTTGTGTGCACACAACTTTCCTGTTTATTGGGGGATCATTACCAACATTTTCAATGTGCTTATTTGCGTTTTTTCCTTGCAACTAAAATAATTTTGATAATCTGGCGAGACAGTCAGCTGATTTTCTAAATGCCCTGTTGGACTATTTTGTAGCAATGTGTTCCCAGACCTCTGCAATTACTTTAGTGATTCAACTCTATTATAACTGATAGGTATGATagccaaaactatgaaaataggTCCCAATTGAGAGCTTGTGCTGCAGATAAAAATACTTAGTAGACAAAAATCCAATATGACCTTGTTTGGAACCGAGGGCTGAAATTGAGTCTTTAGGATCAGTTTCAGAAGTTGTATTGAAAATGGAGTAGGTACCAGCTCTCTATAGGGTTTTCGTCACATCTAAAGGCATTTAGTTGCATTCACTGGAGGGAGATTTGTACTCAACACATTATGTTTTCTTGAGGCTTTGTTTTGTGGACCTTTCTTTCTCTGGTTGCCATGGAATAGGGGCTGACAGACTGGAAAAGCTTGTTTAGGGCAGAGAAAGGTGGCTGAGATGGAATATCAGACCATTGACCCCAAGGCCAAGGATAGGGTACATGTGTGATTGTGCTAGTGTGGTGGGGTtcttccacacacactcattgtgATTTCCCTACTAAATTTACATGACGAAAAACAGGTGTGAAGTGGTACACGACTGACAGAATTTAGTATTACAAGAGTGAAAAGAATCTTATTTCACACATTGACTGAAGCAAACAGCTGCACGTGTTTCTGGCTTGTATTGTCAGCCGCTGGAAGCAGACTGTATCACATTAACAGCTCTTTGCTGCTGAAGTTTGTGGGTAAATATTTTGACCATTCTGCTGGTGACcactaattttttttatttgaccaTATAATTGTTGGAGATTATCACATCACAGGAGTTTCTAGATGGAATCTGTAACTGAAATCTCAATGTACCATAACATATACAAACTGCAGCTGGGATTGAAAGACATTGCTGTCAATTATTCTTTCCCAGAAAAACTCTCCTTTCTCCACATACACAGAAGAGTGAGCACCCTTTCAAGTTATCTATACACCAATAAATACTGCCTTTGACTCAGAGCAAAACCTTCACCAACATTCATTCTAGGGGATGAAGGAAATGAATCAATGGCTTTGTTGGGTGTGGGAAAATACCCGGCTGTCACCGTTCACATACTTTAAAACATCTAATACTTTTCATAGTGTGGTGGATGTAACCAAACAAAATTAGACATTGATTACAATTGGTTTGAGGCTCATTCTTGCTAGATTTTGAAAAGGTGTATGTGTAATATTTAAACTTACAAAGTGGCAGGAAAACCAGCAAGCTCACAAAAAGTCTTTTAGCCCAAGTTATTCTGCTGGTTCTACTTTTCTTGGACAAAACTGCTTTGAATACATTGCCACTAACTTTAGGActtaagaaggaaaagagaaaagaaaaagacagatgtgACCAGTTTcatgaaatgaaaaagggaGATGCATGTATATAGCTaaatgtaaacaaaagtgtATTAAAGCagcatattttactttttttcctaAATTTCTCTTGTTGGCTTTTTTGCCAAAGATGTGCTTATGACAGCATATTTTGTCCAGAGCCTCAGAATccaacaaaatattaagaaaaaccattcaatataatgcactctaATAATCCACCATCagccactatgacctcaataataaacataaagcagaatgatcaccttcctgacaatgtcaacacaaactgaaaatgtataaacttcataaatatagaatttatagcagaggtgttgtattggattgatttagattgcacaggtgtacctaatgaagtggccacCGAGTGTTTGTACAATGTAAGCTCAATTTCCACTGAAATGCCCTTAACCAAGACGGGGTCTCAAAATTAGGCCAATATTTCACAgttgacacacactgactgcacGTTTAACTAGGACGACTAAAACTACTGTGAGTATTGAGGCTCAGATGAGAGGGTTGGGTACCGATCTTGGTACTTTTAAAAGGTACTGACCAAATCATGTTGGTACTAAGGAGTACAGATTCACATTAGATCAAACAGTATATCTTGGTGCCGACCAAAGCATCTGACATGTTTCCTCCAACACTGCCAGGAGCACCAACCAGCGGATACAAAGAGACATGGCGCATCAATTTTACCAGCCTAGCTTTACCAATTAGTAGAGCTAGAATCATTAGCATAGTCGTGCCATGCTGTGTGTAGCTCATAGACTGTAAGAAAATCAGATGTAGTTGCAGTGTCTCTGGTTTAACATCACCATgctgggcaagacacttaactcATTGGACAAGTTTTTTACAATGCAGTGACAGAGTTGTCAGTCCCAGATCCTTGTGCTGCACTTCATAGTAGCCTATAGACTTACCCATCACTTAACTGTGCAGTAATCACAACAATGTTATCACAAACAGTGTCTGTGCTTTACAGAATATTATATTGAGCAGCTATAAGGAATGGGATCGGTCTGTCCAGGGAGTCTGTCTGGCAGCCACCATGTGGCTATGAGCCACGTTACAAAGTGCCACAGCAGGTAcccagaaacagacagacagagtgctGATTGTCACCGCTGTTATCTGAGCCGAGCGGTGGCAGTTGGCAGGGTAGATTTCACCCAGCGTAAATGTGAAGTGACAGTGCGTTATTGTGATAAAATCGAGAGAGGCCAGTCTTATTCCAGGGGGTTCTGTTGGCCAGAGACAGGGACACAGTGATACGGGCCAACTTTGTAATGCGAGCTGGACCCAAACTGCCTGCTTCCCTTTGTGTGAGTGGTGAAAAACTGCTGTAGCTAGCAACAAAAACTGTTAATGTCGCTGTTCATTTCCAATCCCCTGCTCTGAATAAATATCTGAAACTGTTCCAGTGGAAGATCAAGCAAAAcctgttttaaaacagaatttCAATAAGTGTGGCTTGACTTAAAAAGTGTGGCTTGACTTAATAATCAAGATGGAGAAAGGGAGCAGACCACTGACAGAGCAACTCAACACGTGGGGTGGAAAAAACACAACTGGCAGTGAATTATGGGAGCATATGGCACAGGATGGGAGGAGCAACAGGAGATATCACTGTGGCTTAAAGGAGACACAGACAAGAAAAATCTATCAACAATAAGATAAAGTCTCCAAAAAATGGGGTAAAACAAACACCGGGGAGGCATTACATCTTCCTATGTGGGGTTGGTAATCCCCTCATCAACATGCAGGGCGgtgaaagagagtgagagtgaagaGGGGGGTAGGTGGGAGGGGTGTAAAACCAATATGTGAGGGGTACAGCCCCACCATTTGCTGCTCTGCAGGTCAGGGAGCCCTCACTTCTCTCCCCTTCGCCAGTCGCCGCTGCAGCATCGCCAAGCATAGTGgagctgttgccatggagatgtGGGTCAGAGCGCTGATGTGCGAGTGCAGAGAGTGGATTTGGTGCTGGCAGCGGCGTGCAAACAGCCCAGGCTGGAGCCGGCAGTAAACCACGGCTGAATCTAGGTCACCGGGATTCTCCAGAGCAGAGGCAGGCTGAGGCACAAGTTTACTGCAGAGGGGGGTACgagggtggggtgggagggaggaggaagaggagggggagtgaCGGTAAGGGCTGGGAAATACCAGCTCACACATAACTGGATTTTTGTAACAAATCTAATGCAGTGCAGTTACAAAAAAAATTAGAATGACAGTGGGGATCAGAATTTTGAATTTTCTACTTTGGGATTTTGGGAACATGAGCACTGAGATAAGCTTGACATTTGGGTCTACCTTTTCCCTTTCAATGGCGCATTCGAACACAATACAACGCTTTTTTTTCTGGTTCAATTTGCACACATCTGACCCTGGAATGTCTTTctagtttgtgtttttgaagcCACAAACAGCCGACGGACATGTTCCCTGACTGGCAGCACAGATGTTTGCTGTGACAACACACGCTGACTTGCGCTGGTTACTGTTTAACTTCTAGAGAATTGCCATTAAATTTGGTACACacattcatcttcatcactggAAGAACTGCAGTAACTTAGATGATTCCCTGCCTTTTCAATTTGCTCCATGCTTTGGTTTATGTCCAAAAACCCGCAGAAGAGATACAAGAACtgatgacattcccatcagcctcagctgtattTTGTGTTAGGTGCTTGTCACGGTGCAGGCCCATGCCATGTAGAGAGTTACAACCACTGATGACAAGCTGACCCTTAGATAGTGGGGTGACCCTTTGGCTCAGTCATTTGTGGCCTGAGAGACCAGGGTTTGAGAACCTTCACTAGATTTGGTGTGAGTGGGATGGTTAGACTGCGAGGCCATTGGAAGAACGTGTGCCCAAAGGTGTACCCAAGTGAGCTGGTTGGCCTCTGAATGGAAGGTGTAATGTCACAAATGACCACAGATGACAAGACGCTAGCTGGTTGACCCTTTGAACCAGTGGTTAGCGCAGTTGACCGTGGTCTGGCAGACCAAGATTTGAACCTTCCTTTGCTCCAGTTTTAATTAGCAACTGATAGCATGCTAAAACAAAATGGTGACAATAGTAAACATTAGCTAACACTGTTGTGAGCATATTAGAATGCTgacgttagcatttagctcaaagcagtGCTGTGCATCAGTAGGGACgggcaataaaacaataacaataattatcTAGATGTAGGTGTAGAAATATAACAAAGGTTTGATTGATGTTACTGGGTGCTAGCTAactacagcagcagtgttacCATGGTGCAGAGCAGggaaaataaactacattaatcACTACATCTATCATTTTTAGATAACATA
This genomic interval from Scomber japonicus isolate fScoJap1 chromosome 17, fScoJap1.pri, whole genome shotgun sequence contains the following:
- the LOC128376749 gene encoding gamma-crystallin M2-like, translated to MTTKSMNMMSKVIFYEDKNFQGRSYECMNDCADMSSYLSRCHSCRVERGCFMVYDRSNYMGNQYFMRRGEYSDCMGMMGMSECIRSCRMIPMYRGSYKMRIYERENFDGQMHEVMDDCENVMDRYSMSNYMSCNVMQGHWLMYEQPNYRGRMMYMRPGEYRNFMNMGMSGMRFMSMKRIMDSCY